A single genomic interval of Actinomycetes bacterium harbors:
- the sufD gene encoding Fe-S cluster assembly protein SufD — MSTTPETVTPSVAGEILSPETGGFSGKPHSHGAVPVPGDSRGERARSFDLAAFGVPTGREEEWRFTPLDRLRHLHEDDGAGTGTVTVEVDAAPEVVVETVDRGDARLGGGGEPADRVAARAWNAFEKATVLTVPTEAVASRPTTVNVRGTGVDAGPAFGHLLVDVQPFARAVVVLDHTGSGTYADNLELVVGDSAELTVVVVNDWADDTVHLSQQSIRLGRDAKLRTIAVGFGGDVARVSSEARFTAPGSEVEMLGLYFADDHQHLEHRLFVDHAVPHCKSNVVYKGALQGEEAHTVWIGDVLIRAEAEGTETFELNRNLVLTDGARADSVPNLEIETGEIVGAGHASATGRFDDEQLFYLQSRGIPEDEARRLVVRGFFADVINKIGVPEVRDRLLAQVERELEGAVH, encoded by the coding sequence TCCACCACCCCTGAGACCGTCACCCCCTCGGTGGCCGGCGAGATCCTCTCGCCGGAGACCGGCGGGTTCAGCGGGAAGCCCCACTCCCACGGCGCCGTCCCGGTCCCCGGCGACAGCCGCGGTGAGCGGGCGCGCTCGTTCGACCTCGCGGCGTTCGGGGTCCCCACCGGCCGCGAGGAGGAGTGGCGCTTCACCCCTCTCGACCGCCTCCGCCACCTGCACGAGGACGACGGCGCCGGCACCGGCACGGTGACCGTGGAGGTCGACGCCGCCCCGGAGGTGGTGGTCGAGACGGTCGACCGCGGTGACGCCCGGCTCGGTGGTGGCGGCGAGCCTGCCGACCGGGTGGCCGCTCGGGCCTGGAACGCGTTCGAGAAGGCGACGGTGCTCACCGTGCCCACCGAGGCCGTGGCCAGCCGGCCCACCACGGTGAACGTGCGCGGCACCGGTGTCGACGCGGGGCCCGCCTTCGGGCACCTGCTCGTCGACGTGCAGCCCTTCGCCCGCGCCGTCGTGGTGCTGGACCACACCGGCTCGGGGACGTACGCCGACAACCTCGAGCTGGTCGTCGGCGACAGCGCGGAGCTGACCGTGGTCGTCGTCAACGACTGGGCCGACGACACCGTTCACCTTTCGCAGCAGTCGATCCGGCTGGGCCGGGACGCCAAGCTGCGCACCATCGCCGTCGGGTTCGGCGGCGACGTCGCGCGGGTGTCGTCCGAGGCGCGCTTCACCGCGCCGGGCTCGGAGGTCGAGATGCTCGGCCTCTACTTCGCCGACGACCACCAGCACCTCGAGCACCGGCTCTTCGTCGACCACGCCGTGCCGCACTGCAAGAGCAACGTGGTCTACAAGGGCGCGCTGCAGGGCGAGGAGGCGCACACGGTTTGGATCGGCGACGTGCTGATCCGGGCCGAGGCCGAGGGTACCGAGACCTTCGAGCTCAACCGCAACCTCGTGCTCACCGACGGCGCCCGTGCCGACTCGGTGCCCAACCTCGAGATCGAGACCGGCGAGATCGTCGGCGCCGGCCACGCCTCGGCGACCGGCCGCTTCGACGACGAGCAGCTGTTCTACCTGCAGTCCCGGGGCATCCCCGAGGACGAGGCGCGCCGGCTCGTCGTCCGCGGCTTCTTCGCCGACGTGATCAACAAGATCGGGGTCCCGGAGGTCCGCGACCGCCTGCTGGCCCAGGTCGAGCGGGAGCTGGAAGGCGCGGTGCACTGA